The following coding sequences are from one Patagioenas fasciata isolate bPatFas1 chromosome 23, bPatFas1.hap1, whole genome shotgun sequence window:
- the RNF207 gene encoding RING finger protein 207 isoform X1: MGHTGHCPRGHPLHPGCCTLISCGHPPGAQMAGGIFSPLGSCSELEKANCHPLVCLLCHEPYQHPCLLDCYHNFCASCLRGRASDGRLSCPLCGHPSVVRGGTGLPPVDRLLQFLVDSSADGEEDVQCANCDRCCAKAELDTMYFCNTCGQPLCTPCREETHRAKMFARHEIVSLSKRTKDIHKKCPLHEEPYIMFSTEKKSMLCINCFRDMQGESRAHCIDIETAYMQGCQRLDQAVMAVKELQTSTREAIVLLKAMIEEVRNSASDEEAAINSLFGRMQEQLSERKKTLLKAVQSQHEEKEKAFKEQLAHLASLLPTLQVHLVTCSAFLSSANKAEFLDLGYQLMERLQRIVKLPHRLRPAQTSKINSEYRAEFARCLEPLLMLSPRRSVVGSAGGIGPGIASANMLPGGQCSKTLMVPSCPPVGDKMSTSPMVRKPTMHRYISTKVLLAEGRETPFAEHCRNYENTYRMLQTEIQGLKDQVQELHRDLTKHHSLIKTEIMSEILQKSLQMDVQIAAHYSAVEMMRSVFEEVWEETYQRVANEQEIYEAQLHDLLQLRQENSCLTTITKQIAPYVRSIAKAAGAAGAQGGTGADAAQDLRWQRNGAKDAWSSQQKTSYKKCSKFTRPRHAGRSSGSQPLRAGNTISTRHTSSAGVGLALRAEHAVEYNANLAEEAPCIRWEMENSPVPAAPTHVLETHGQDSSSRDVTGTSADPQITTRQKLAISCFL, translated from the exons ATGGGACACACGGGTCACTGCCCGCGAGGTCACCCCCTGCACCCCGGCTGCTGCACCCTCATCTCCTGCGGCCATCCCCCGGGCGCCCAG ATGGCTGGCGGCATCTTCTCCCCGCTGGGGAGCTGCTCGGAGCTGGAGAAGGCCAACTGCCACCCGCTGGTGTGCCTGCTGTGCCATGAGCCCTACCAGCACCCCTGCCTGCTCGACTGCTACCACAACTTCTGCGCCAGCTGCCTGCGGGGCCGCGCCAGCGACGGCCGCTTGAGCTGCCCGCTCTGCGG GCACCCCTCGGTGGTGagggggggcacggggctgccccCCGTGGACCGGCTCCTgcagttcctggtggacagctcGGCCGACGGCGAGGAGGACGTGCAGTGCGCCAACTGCGACCGGTGCTGTGCCAAGGCG GAGCTGGACACCATGTACTTCTGCAACACCTGCGGGCAGCCCCTCTGCACCCCATGCCGCGAGGAGACCCACCGCGCCAAGATGTTCGCCCGCCACGAGATCGTCTCCCTCTCCAAGCGCACCAAGGACATCCACAAGAAGTGCC CGCTGCACGAGGAGCCCTACATCATGTTCTCCACCGAGAAGAAGTCCATGCTCTGCATCAACTGCTTCAGGGACATGCAGGG GGAGAGCCGGGCGCACTGCATCGATATCGAGACGGCGTACATGCAGGGCTGCCAGCGGCTGGACCAGGCGGTGATG GCCGTGAAGGAGCTGCAGACCTCCACACGCGAGGCCATCGTCCTCCTCAAGGCCATGATCGAGGAGGTGCGCAACAGTGCCAGCGATGAGGAGGCAGCCATCAACTCCCTCTTCGGCCGCAtgcag GAGCAGCTCTCCGAGAGGAAGAAGACGCTCCTGAAAGCTGTGCAGAG CCAGCacgaggagaaggagaaggcgtTCAAGGAGCAGCTCGCCCACCTGGCCTCCCTGCTGCCCACCCTGCAG gtgcacctggtgacctgctcagccttCCTGAGCTCCGCCAACAAAGCCGAGTTCCTGGACCTGGGCTAC CAACTGATGGAGCGGCTGCAGCGGATCGTGAAGCTGCCGCACCGCCTGCGGCCGGCGCAGACCAGCAAG ATCAACAGCGAGTACCGGGCAGAGTTCGCCCGCTGCCTGGAGCCCCTGCTGATGCTCAGCCCCCGCCGCTCCGTCGTGGGCAGCGCTGGCGGCATCGGCCCCGGCATCGCCAGCGCAAACAT GCTCCCCGGCGGCCAATGCTCCAAGACCCTCATGGTGCCCAGCTGCCCCCCTGTCGGCGATAAAATGTCCACCAGCCCCATGGTGCGGAAGCCAACAATGCACCGGTACATCAGCACCAAGGTCCTGCTGGCCGAGGGGCGCGAGACCCCCTTCGCCGAGCACTGCCGCAACTACGAGAACACCTACCGG ATGCTGCAGACAGAGATCCAGGGCCTGAAGGACCAGGTGCAGGAGCTGCACCGCGACCTCACCAAGCACCACTCGCTCATCAAGACGGAGATCATGAGCGAGATCCTGCAGAAGTCGCTGCAGATGGACGTGCAGATCGCTGCTCACTACTCTGCCGTGGAGATGATGCGCAGTGTCTTCGAGGAG gtCTGGGAGGAGACGTACCAGCGGGTGGCAAACGAACAGGAGATCTACGAAG cccagctccacgACCTGCTGCAGCTGCGGCAGGAGAACAGCTGCCTGACCACCATCACCAAGCAGATCGCACCCTACGTCCGCTCCATCGCCAAG GCTGCAGGAGCCGCGGGAGCCCAGGGAGGAACAGGCGCAGATGCTGCTCAAGATCTGCGATGGCAGCGAAACGGCGCCAAG GATGCTTGGAGTTCACAGCAGAAAACGAGCTACAAAAAATGTTCAAAGTTCACTCGCCCGAGGCACGCTGGCCGCAGCAGCGGGTCACAGCCCCTCCGAGCTGGAAACACCATCAGTACAAGACACACCAGCAGTGCAGGTGTCGGGCTGGCGCTCCGTGCAGAACACGCTGTGGAATACAACGCGAACCTGGCGGAGGAAGCACCGTGCATCCGTTGGGAGATGGAGAACTCACCCGTTCCGGCGGCTCCAACGCACGTTCTGGAAACCCACGGCCAGGATTCCAGTTCCCGGGATGTCACCGGCACCTCAGCAGATCCCCAAATAACCACCAGACAGAAGTTGGCAATATCTtgttttttataa
- the RNF207 gene encoding RING finger protein 207 isoform X3: MGHTGHCPRGHPLHPGCCTLISCGHPPGAQMAGGIFSPLGSCSELEKANCHPLVCLLCHEPYQHPCLLDCYHNFCASCLRGRASDGRLSCPLCGHPSVVRGGTGLPPVDRLLQFLVDSSADGEEDVQCANCDRCCAKAELDTMYFCNTCGQPLCTPCREETHRAKMFARHEIVSLSKRTKDIHKKCPLHEEPYIMFSTEKKSMLCINCFRDMQGESRAHCIDIETAYMQGCQRLDQAVMAVKELQTSTREAIVLLKAMIEEEQLSERKKTLLKAVQSQHEEKEKAFKEQLAHLASLLPTLQVHLVTCSAFLSSANKAEFLDLGYQLMERLQRIVKLPHRLRPAQTSKINSEYRAEFARCLEPLLMLSPRRSVVGSAGGIGPGIASANMLPGGQCSKTLMVPSCPPVGDKMSTSPMVRKPTMHRYISTKVLLAEGRETPFAEHCRNYENTYRMLQTEIQGLKDQVQELHRDLTKHHSLIKTEIMSEILQKSLQMDVQIAAHYSAVEMMRSVFEEVWEETYQRVANEQEIYEAQLHDLLQLRQENSCLTTITKQIAPYVRSIAKAAGAAGAQGGTGADAAQDLRWQRNGAKDAWSSQQKTSYKKCSKFTRPRHAGRSSGSQPLRAGNTISTRHTSSAGVGLALRAEHAVEYNANLAEEAPCIRWEMENSPVPAAPTHVLETHGQDSSSRDVTGTSADPQITTRQKLAISCFL, encoded by the exons ATGGGACACACGGGTCACTGCCCGCGAGGTCACCCCCTGCACCCCGGCTGCTGCACCCTCATCTCCTGCGGCCATCCCCCGGGCGCCCAG ATGGCTGGCGGCATCTTCTCCCCGCTGGGGAGCTGCTCGGAGCTGGAGAAGGCCAACTGCCACCCGCTGGTGTGCCTGCTGTGCCATGAGCCCTACCAGCACCCCTGCCTGCTCGACTGCTACCACAACTTCTGCGCCAGCTGCCTGCGGGGCCGCGCCAGCGACGGCCGCTTGAGCTGCCCGCTCTGCGG GCACCCCTCGGTGGTGagggggggcacggggctgccccCCGTGGACCGGCTCCTgcagttcctggtggacagctcGGCCGACGGCGAGGAGGACGTGCAGTGCGCCAACTGCGACCGGTGCTGTGCCAAGGCG GAGCTGGACACCATGTACTTCTGCAACACCTGCGGGCAGCCCCTCTGCACCCCATGCCGCGAGGAGACCCACCGCGCCAAGATGTTCGCCCGCCACGAGATCGTCTCCCTCTCCAAGCGCACCAAGGACATCCACAAGAAGTGCC CGCTGCACGAGGAGCCCTACATCATGTTCTCCACCGAGAAGAAGTCCATGCTCTGCATCAACTGCTTCAGGGACATGCAGGG GGAGAGCCGGGCGCACTGCATCGATATCGAGACGGCGTACATGCAGGGCTGCCAGCGGCTGGACCAGGCGGTGATG GCCGTGAAGGAGCTGCAGACCTCCACACGCGAGGCCATCGTCCTCCTCAAGGCCATGATCGAGGAG GAGCAGCTCTCCGAGAGGAAGAAGACGCTCCTGAAAGCTGTGCAGAG CCAGCacgaggagaaggagaaggcgtTCAAGGAGCAGCTCGCCCACCTGGCCTCCCTGCTGCCCACCCTGCAG gtgcacctggtgacctgctcagccttCCTGAGCTCCGCCAACAAAGCCGAGTTCCTGGACCTGGGCTAC CAACTGATGGAGCGGCTGCAGCGGATCGTGAAGCTGCCGCACCGCCTGCGGCCGGCGCAGACCAGCAAG ATCAACAGCGAGTACCGGGCAGAGTTCGCCCGCTGCCTGGAGCCCCTGCTGATGCTCAGCCCCCGCCGCTCCGTCGTGGGCAGCGCTGGCGGCATCGGCCCCGGCATCGCCAGCGCAAACAT GCTCCCCGGCGGCCAATGCTCCAAGACCCTCATGGTGCCCAGCTGCCCCCCTGTCGGCGATAAAATGTCCACCAGCCCCATGGTGCGGAAGCCAACAATGCACCGGTACATCAGCACCAAGGTCCTGCTGGCCGAGGGGCGCGAGACCCCCTTCGCCGAGCACTGCCGCAACTACGAGAACACCTACCGG ATGCTGCAGACAGAGATCCAGGGCCTGAAGGACCAGGTGCAGGAGCTGCACCGCGACCTCACCAAGCACCACTCGCTCATCAAGACGGAGATCATGAGCGAGATCCTGCAGAAGTCGCTGCAGATGGACGTGCAGATCGCTGCTCACTACTCTGCCGTGGAGATGATGCGCAGTGTCTTCGAGGAG gtCTGGGAGGAGACGTACCAGCGGGTGGCAAACGAACAGGAGATCTACGAAG cccagctccacgACCTGCTGCAGCTGCGGCAGGAGAACAGCTGCCTGACCACCATCACCAAGCAGATCGCACCCTACGTCCGCTCCATCGCCAAG GCTGCAGGAGCCGCGGGAGCCCAGGGAGGAACAGGCGCAGATGCTGCTCAAGATCTGCGATGGCAGCGAAACGGCGCCAAG GATGCTTGGAGTTCACAGCAGAAAACGAGCTACAAAAAATGTTCAAAGTTCACTCGCCCGAGGCACGCTGGCCGCAGCAGCGGGTCACAGCCCCTCCGAGCTGGAAACACCATCAGTACAAGACACACCAGCAGTGCAGGTGTCGGGCTGGCGCTCCGTGCAGAACACGCTGTGGAATACAACGCGAACCTGGCGGAGGAAGCACCGTGCATCCGTTGGGAGATGGAGAACTCACCCGTTCCGGCGGCTCCAACGCACGTTCTGGAAACCCACGGCCAGGATTCCAGTTCCCGGGATGTCACCGGCACCTCAGCAGATCCCCAAATAACCACCAGACAGAAGTTGGCAATATCTtgttttttataa
- the RNF207 gene encoding RING finger protein 207 isoform X5 — MAGGIFSPLGSCSELEKANCHPLVCLLCHEPYQHPCLLDCYHNFCASCLRGRASDGRLSCPLCGHPSVVRGGTGLPPVDRLLQFLVDSSADGEEDVQCANCDRCCAKAELDTMYFCNTCGQPLCTPCREETHRAKMFARHEIVSLSKRTKDIHKKCPLHEEPYIMFSTEKKSMLCINCFRDMQGESRAHCIDIETAYMQGCQRLDQAVMAVKELQTSTREAIVLLKAMIEEVRNSASDEEAAINSLFGRMQEQLSERKKTLLKAVQSQHEEKEKAFKEQLAHLASLLPTLQVHLVTCSAFLSSANKAEFLDLGYQLMERLQRIVKLPHRLRPAQTSKINSEYRAEFARCLEPLLMLSPRRSVVGSAGGIGPGIASANMLPGGQCSKTLMVPSCPPVGDKMSTSPMVRKPTMHRYISTKVLLAEGRETPFAEHCRNYENTYRMLQTEIQGLKDQVQELHRDLTKHHSLIKTEIMSEILQKSLQMDVQIAAHYSAVEMMRSVFEEVWEETYQRVANEQEIYEAQLHDLLQLRQENSCLTTITKQIAPYVRSIAKAAGAAGAQGGTGADAAQDLRWQRNGAKDAWSSQQKTSYKKCSKFTRPRHAGRSSGSQPLRAGNTISTRHTSSAGVGLALRAEHAVEYNANLAEEAPCIRWEMENSPVPAAPTHVLETHGQDSSSRDVTGTSADPQITTRQKLAISCFL, encoded by the exons ATGGCTGGCGGCATCTTCTCCCCGCTGGGGAGCTGCTCGGAGCTGGAGAAGGCCAACTGCCACCCGCTGGTGTGCCTGCTGTGCCATGAGCCCTACCAGCACCCCTGCCTGCTCGACTGCTACCACAACTTCTGCGCCAGCTGCCTGCGGGGCCGCGCCAGCGACGGCCGCTTGAGCTGCCCGCTCTGCGG GCACCCCTCGGTGGTGagggggggcacggggctgccccCCGTGGACCGGCTCCTgcagttcctggtggacagctcGGCCGACGGCGAGGAGGACGTGCAGTGCGCCAACTGCGACCGGTGCTGTGCCAAGGCG GAGCTGGACACCATGTACTTCTGCAACACCTGCGGGCAGCCCCTCTGCACCCCATGCCGCGAGGAGACCCACCGCGCCAAGATGTTCGCCCGCCACGAGATCGTCTCCCTCTCCAAGCGCACCAAGGACATCCACAAGAAGTGCC CGCTGCACGAGGAGCCCTACATCATGTTCTCCACCGAGAAGAAGTCCATGCTCTGCATCAACTGCTTCAGGGACATGCAGGG GGAGAGCCGGGCGCACTGCATCGATATCGAGACGGCGTACATGCAGGGCTGCCAGCGGCTGGACCAGGCGGTGATG GCCGTGAAGGAGCTGCAGACCTCCACACGCGAGGCCATCGTCCTCCTCAAGGCCATGATCGAGGAGGTGCGCAACAGTGCCAGCGATGAGGAGGCAGCCATCAACTCCCTCTTCGGCCGCAtgcag GAGCAGCTCTCCGAGAGGAAGAAGACGCTCCTGAAAGCTGTGCAGAG CCAGCacgaggagaaggagaaggcgtTCAAGGAGCAGCTCGCCCACCTGGCCTCCCTGCTGCCCACCCTGCAG gtgcacctggtgacctgctcagccttCCTGAGCTCCGCCAACAAAGCCGAGTTCCTGGACCTGGGCTAC CAACTGATGGAGCGGCTGCAGCGGATCGTGAAGCTGCCGCACCGCCTGCGGCCGGCGCAGACCAGCAAG ATCAACAGCGAGTACCGGGCAGAGTTCGCCCGCTGCCTGGAGCCCCTGCTGATGCTCAGCCCCCGCCGCTCCGTCGTGGGCAGCGCTGGCGGCATCGGCCCCGGCATCGCCAGCGCAAACAT GCTCCCCGGCGGCCAATGCTCCAAGACCCTCATGGTGCCCAGCTGCCCCCCTGTCGGCGATAAAATGTCCACCAGCCCCATGGTGCGGAAGCCAACAATGCACCGGTACATCAGCACCAAGGTCCTGCTGGCCGAGGGGCGCGAGACCCCCTTCGCCGAGCACTGCCGCAACTACGAGAACACCTACCGG ATGCTGCAGACAGAGATCCAGGGCCTGAAGGACCAGGTGCAGGAGCTGCACCGCGACCTCACCAAGCACCACTCGCTCATCAAGACGGAGATCATGAGCGAGATCCTGCAGAAGTCGCTGCAGATGGACGTGCAGATCGCTGCTCACTACTCTGCCGTGGAGATGATGCGCAGTGTCTTCGAGGAG gtCTGGGAGGAGACGTACCAGCGGGTGGCAAACGAACAGGAGATCTACGAAG cccagctccacgACCTGCTGCAGCTGCGGCAGGAGAACAGCTGCCTGACCACCATCACCAAGCAGATCGCACCCTACGTCCGCTCCATCGCCAAG GCTGCAGGAGCCGCGGGAGCCCAGGGAGGAACAGGCGCAGATGCTGCTCAAGATCTGCGATGGCAGCGAAACGGCGCCAAG GATGCTTGGAGTTCACAGCAGAAAACGAGCTACAAAAAATGTTCAAAGTTCACTCGCCCGAGGCACGCTGGCCGCAGCAGCGGGTCACAGCCCCTCCGAGCTGGAAACACCATCAGTACAAGACACACCAGCAGTGCAGGTGTCGGGCTGGCGCTCCGTGCAGAACACGCTGTGGAATACAACGCGAACCTGGCGGAGGAAGCACCGTGCATCCGTTGGGAGATGGAGAACTCACCCGTTCCGGCGGCTCCAACGCACGTTCTGGAAACCCACGGCCAGGATTCCAGTTCCCGGGATGTCACCGGCACCTCAGCAGATCCCCAAATAACCACCAGACAGAAGTTGGCAATATCTtgttttttataa
- the RNF207 gene encoding RING finger protein 207 isoform X4 — MGHTGHCPRGHPLHPGCCTLISCGHPPGAQMAGGIFSPLGSCSELEKANCHPLVCLLCHEPYQHPCLLDCYHNFCASCLRGRASDGRLSCPLCGHPSVVRGGTGLPPVDRLLQFLVDSSADGEEDVQCANCDRCCAKAELDTMYFCNTCGQPLCTPCREETHRAKMFARHEIVSLSKRTKDIHKKCPLHEEPYIMFSTEKKSMLCINCFRDMQGESRAHCIDIETAYMQGCQRLDQAVMAVKELQTSTREAIVLLKAMIEEVRNSASDEEAAINSLFGRMQEQLSERKKTLLKAVQSQHEEKEKAFKEQLAHLASLLPTLQVHLVTCSAFLSSANKAEFLDLGYQLMERLQRIVKLPHRLRPAQTSKINSEYRAEFARCLEPLLMLSPRRSVVGSAGGIGPGIASANMLPGGQCSKTLMVPSCPPVGDKMSTSPMVRKPTMHRYISTKVLLAEGRETPFAEHCRNYENTYRMLQTEIQGLKDQVQELHRDLTKHHSLIKTEIMSEILQKSLQMDVQIAAHYSAVEMMRSVFEEVWEETYQRVANEQEIYEAQLHDLLQLRQENSCLTTITKQIAPYVRSIAKAAGAAGAQGGTGADAAQDLRWQRNGAKGRPVWQHSGGSGRPWGAPRAWPPRRPLPSKHRLLRGPAGKRDREQRPERAGAVEPESAEPPGATSRLSTALRREGRKTARHRALLRTERGPWVTPLV; from the exons ATGGGACACACGGGTCACTGCCCGCGAGGTCACCCCCTGCACCCCGGCTGCTGCACCCTCATCTCCTGCGGCCATCCCCCGGGCGCCCAG ATGGCTGGCGGCATCTTCTCCCCGCTGGGGAGCTGCTCGGAGCTGGAGAAGGCCAACTGCCACCCGCTGGTGTGCCTGCTGTGCCATGAGCCCTACCAGCACCCCTGCCTGCTCGACTGCTACCACAACTTCTGCGCCAGCTGCCTGCGGGGCCGCGCCAGCGACGGCCGCTTGAGCTGCCCGCTCTGCGG GCACCCCTCGGTGGTGagggggggcacggggctgccccCCGTGGACCGGCTCCTgcagttcctggtggacagctcGGCCGACGGCGAGGAGGACGTGCAGTGCGCCAACTGCGACCGGTGCTGTGCCAAGGCG GAGCTGGACACCATGTACTTCTGCAACACCTGCGGGCAGCCCCTCTGCACCCCATGCCGCGAGGAGACCCACCGCGCCAAGATGTTCGCCCGCCACGAGATCGTCTCCCTCTCCAAGCGCACCAAGGACATCCACAAGAAGTGCC CGCTGCACGAGGAGCCCTACATCATGTTCTCCACCGAGAAGAAGTCCATGCTCTGCATCAACTGCTTCAGGGACATGCAGGG GGAGAGCCGGGCGCACTGCATCGATATCGAGACGGCGTACATGCAGGGCTGCCAGCGGCTGGACCAGGCGGTGATG GCCGTGAAGGAGCTGCAGACCTCCACACGCGAGGCCATCGTCCTCCTCAAGGCCATGATCGAGGAGGTGCGCAACAGTGCCAGCGATGAGGAGGCAGCCATCAACTCCCTCTTCGGCCGCAtgcag GAGCAGCTCTCCGAGAGGAAGAAGACGCTCCTGAAAGCTGTGCAGAG CCAGCacgaggagaaggagaaggcgtTCAAGGAGCAGCTCGCCCACCTGGCCTCCCTGCTGCCCACCCTGCAG gtgcacctggtgacctgctcagccttCCTGAGCTCCGCCAACAAAGCCGAGTTCCTGGACCTGGGCTAC CAACTGATGGAGCGGCTGCAGCGGATCGTGAAGCTGCCGCACCGCCTGCGGCCGGCGCAGACCAGCAAG ATCAACAGCGAGTACCGGGCAGAGTTCGCCCGCTGCCTGGAGCCCCTGCTGATGCTCAGCCCCCGCCGCTCCGTCGTGGGCAGCGCTGGCGGCATCGGCCCCGGCATCGCCAGCGCAAACAT GCTCCCCGGCGGCCAATGCTCCAAGACCCTCATGGTGCCCAGCTGCCCCCCTGTCGGCGATAAAATGTCCACCAGCCCCATGGTGCGGAAGCCAACAATGCACCGGTACATCAGCACCAAGGTCCTGCTGGCCGAGGGGCGCGAGACCCCCTTCGCCGAGCACTGCCGCAACTACGAGAACACCTACCGG ATGCTGCAGACAGAGATCCAGGGCCTGAAGGACCAGGTGCAGGAGCTGCACCGCGACCTCACCAAGCACCACTCGCTCATCAAGACGGAGATCATGAGCGAGATCCTGCAGAAGTCGCTGCAGATGGACGTGCAGATCGCTGCTCACTACTCTGCCGTGGAGATGATGCGCAGTGTCTTCGAGGAG gtCTGGGAGGAGACGTACCAGCGGGTGGCAAACGAACAGGAGATCTACGAAG cccagctccacgACCTGCTGCAGCTGCGGCAGGAGAACAGCTGCCTGACCACCATCACCAAGCAGATCGCACCCTACGTCCGCTCCATCGCCAAG GCTGCAGGAGCCGCGGGAGCCCAGGGAGGAACAGGCGCAGATGCTGCTCAAGATCTGCGATGGCAGCGAAACGGCGCCAAG GGACGCCCCGTCTGGCAGCACAGCGGGGGCTCCGGCCGGCCCTGGGGAGCACCGCGAGCCTGGCCCCCCCGGAGACCCCTCCCCAGCAAGCACAGACTGCTGCGGGGGCCAGCAGGGAAGCGGGACCGGGAGCAGCGCCCGGAAAGAGCTGGTGCCGTAGAGCCCGAGAGCGCGGAGCCGCCCGGTGCCACGTCCCGGCTGTCGACCGCGCTGCGCCGCGAGGGCAGGAAAACCGCCCGGCACAGGGCCCTGCTGCGCACGGAACGCGGCCCTTGGGTGACTCCGTTAGTCTGA
- the RNF207 gene encoding RING finger protein 207 isoform X2, protein MGHTGHCPRGHPLHPGCCTLISCGHPPGAQMAGGIFSPLGSCSELEKANCHPLVCLLCHEPYQHPCLLDCYHNFCASCLRGRASDGRLSCPLCGHPSVVRGGTGLPPVDRLLQFLVDSSADGEEDVQCANCDRCCAKAELDTMYFCNTCGQPLCTPCREETHRAKMFARHEIVSLSKRTKDIHKKCPLHEEPYIMFSTEKKSMLCINCFRDMQGESRAHCIDIETAYMQGCQRLDQAVMAVKELQTSTREAIVLLKAMIEEVRNSASDEEAAINSLFGRMQEQLSERKKTLLKAVQSQHEEKEKAFKEQLAHLASLLPTLQVHLVTCSAFLSSANKAEFLDLGYQLMERLQRIVKLPHRLRPAQTSKINSEYRAEFARCLEPLLMLSPRRSVVGSAGGIGPGIASANMLPGGQCSKTLMVPSCPPVGDKMSTSPMVRKPTMHRYISTKVLLAEGRETPFAEHCRNYENTYRMLQTEIQGLKDQVQELHRDLTKHHSLIKTEIMSEILQKSLQMDVQIAAHYSAVEMMRSVFEEVWEETYQRVANEQEIYEAQLHDLLQLRQENSCLTTITKQIAPYVRSIAKVKERLEPRLQEPREPREEQAQMLLKICDGSETAPRMLGVHSRKRATKNVQSSLARGTLAAAAGHSPSELETPSVQDTPAVQVSGWRSVQNTLWNTTRTWRRKHRASVGRWRTHPFRRLQRTFWKPTARIPVPGMSPAPQQIPK, encoded by the exons ATGGGACACACGGGTCACTGCCCGCGAGGTCACCCCCTGCACCCCGGCTGCTGCACCCTCATCTCCTGCGGCCATCCCCCGGGCGCCCAG ATGGCTGGCGGCATCTTCTCCCCGCTGGGGAGCTGCTCGGAGCTGGAGAAGGCCAACTGCCACCCGCTGGTGTGCCTGCTGTGCCATGAGCCCTACCAGCACCCCTGCCTGCTCGACTGCTACCACAACTTCTGCGCCAGCTGCCTGCGGGGCCGCGCCAGCGACGGCCGCTTGAGCTGCCCGCTCTGCGG GCACCCCTCGGTGGTGagggggggcacggggctgccccCCGTGGACCGGCTCCTgcagttcctggtggacagctcGGCCGACGGCGAGGAGGACGTGCAGTGCGCCAACTGCGACCGGTGCTGTGCCAAGGCG GAGCTGGACACCATGTACTTCTGCAACACCTGCGGGCAGCCCCTCTGCACCCCATGCCGCGAGGAGACCCACCGCGCCAAGATGTTCGCCCGCCACGAGATCGTCTCCCTCTCCAAGCGCACCAAGGACATCCACAAGAAGTGCC CGCTGCACGAGGAGCCCTACATCATGTTCTCCACCGAGAAGAAGTCCATGCTCTGCATCAACTGCTTCAGGGACATGCAGGG GGAGAGCCGGGCGCACTGCATCGATATCGAGACGGCGTACATGCAGGGCTGCCAGCGGCTGGACCAGGCGGTGATG GCCGTGAAGGAGCTGCAGACCTCCACACGCGAGGCCATCGTCCTCCTCAAGGCCATGATCGAGGAGGTGCGCAACAGTGCCAGCGATGAGGAGGCAGCCATCAACTCCCTCTTCGGCCGCAtgcag GAGCAGCTCTCCGAGAGGAAGAAGACGCTCCTGAAAGCTGTGCAGAG CCAGCacgaggagaaggagaaggcgtTCAAGGAGCAGCTCGCCCACCTGGCCTCCCTGCTGCCCACCCTGCAG gtgcacctggtgacctgctcagccttCCTGAGCTCCGCCAACAAAGCCGAGTTCCTGGACCTGGGCTAC CAACTGATGGAGCGGCTGCAGCGGATCGTGAAGCTGCCGCACCGCCTGCGGCCGGCGCAGACCAGCAAG ATCAACAGCGAGTACCGGGCAGAGTTCGCCCGCTGCCTGGAGCCCCTGCTGATGCTCAGCCCCCGCCGCTCCGTCGTGGGCAGCGCTGGCGGCATCGGCCCCGGCATCGCCAGCGCAAACAT GCTCCCCGGCGGCCAATGCTCCAAGACCCTCATGGTGCCCAGCTGCCCCCCTGTCGGCGATAAAATGTCCACCAGCCCCATGGTGCGGAAGCCAACAATGCACCGGTACATCAGCACCAAGGTCCTGCTGGCCGAGGGGCGCGAGACCCCCTTCGCCGAGCACTGCCGCAACTACGAGAACACCTACCGG ATGCTGCAGACAGAGATCCAGGGCCTGAAGGACCAGGTGCAGGAGCTGCACCGCGACCTCACCAAGCACCACTCGCTCATCAAGACGGAGATCATGAGCGAGATCCTGCAGAAGTCGCTGCAGATGGACGTGCAGATCGCTGCTCACTACTCTGCCGTGGAGATGATGCGCAGTGTCTTCGAGGAG gtCTGGGAGGAGACGTACCAGCGGGTGGCAAACGAACAGGAGATCTACGAAG cccagctccacgACCTGCTGCAGCTGCGGCAGGAGAACAGCTGCCTGACCACCATCACCAAGCAGATCGCACCCTACGTCCGCTCCATCGCCAAGGTGAAGGAGCGGCTGGAGCCCAG GCTGCAGGAGCCGCGGGAGCCCAGGGAGGAACAGGCGCAGATGCTGCTCAAGATCTGCGATGGCAGCGAAACGGCGCCAAG GATGCTTGGAGTTCACAGCAGAAAACGAGCTACAAAAAATGTTCAAAGTTCACTCGCCCGAGGCACGCTGGCCGCAGCAGCGGGTCACAGCCCCTCCGAGCTGGAAACACCATCAGTACAAGACACACCAGCAGTGCAGGTGTCGGGCTGGCGCTCCGTGCAGAACACGCTGTGGAATACAACGCGAACCTGGCGGAGGAAGCACCGTGCATCCGTTGGGAGATGGAGAACTCACCCGTTCCGGCGGCTCCAACGCACGTTCTGGAAACCCACGGCCAGGATTCCAGTTCCCGGGATGTCACCGGCACCTCAGCAGATCCCCAAATAA